A region of the Acidobacteriota bacterium genome:
ATCCCATCTGAAGATCACCAATGAATACCACGCCAAATACGAGGCGATTGCTACCATCCTCGACGAGGTGCCCGCGCTCGTGGACATGGTTCACAAGGACTTGGATCGAGCGCTCGATTCTACGGAGCAGAGAGATCGGCGAGGGCGTAAGCACGTTTTCACCGCAGAGAATGTGCTCCGGATCCTGGTCTGCCAGGCCATCGAAGGCGAGTCGTTGCGTGGGATCGTCATCCGGATCGACGACAGTGGCTTCCTGCGGCGGTTTGTCCGGATCGACCATGGCCCGATGATGGACTACACAACGCTGTGCAAGCTGAAGAACTCGCCTCCTCAGCAGAATCTGTGGGTGCCTTCCGGTTCTGGCAACTTGCCAAGTTGATGATACATCGCGATTTTGGAGGCGTGAGCGGTGCGGAATCCGTACGCTTTTCTGGTGGCGACTTTCAGTTTGTTGTTCAGCCCTTCAGCCGCACCGGCCGAGATCTCCCCGCGCGCACGAAACCAGTTGAGCAGAAGCTCCCTGTGGCCGCGCATGGAGCGTGCGATCTTCTTCATCGGGTCGATTCGGGATCTCATGACGCGGGTACACCATTTGTCGAGGAACTTGCCCGCCCACGCGGCTCGGGTGTAGTTCCAGAACGGATCGAGCGCCTCCTTCAGCAGGTAGGCTCGTACAGTGGCAAGGTTGTATCGCAGGAGTTCGGCGAGCCTGACTTCCTGGTTTCCGGTGAGATTCTCGGGCCGCTTGAGCAACAGCCATCGCGTCTTCTTCAGGACCGGCTCGTAGCCGTCGGCGACCAAGCGCCTGGCCTCCTTGGCACGCACTTCGTCGATGGCTTTGTTGATCCGAGCGACAAGATGGTAACGGTCGAGCACATGGACAGCCGCGGGCACCCGCTCTGCGATGATTCTCAGGTAGGGCTTCCACATGACGCTACAGACGAAGCGAA
Encoded here:
- a CDS encoding transposase, with product MRLKCNPQKSLNLFGSHLKITNEYHAKYEAIATILDEVPALVDMVHKDLDRALDSTEQRDRRGRKHVFTAENVLRILVCQAIEGESLRGIVIRIDDSGFLRRFVRIDHGPMMDYTTLCKLKNSPPQQNLWVPSGSGNLPS
- a CDS encoding ISL3 family transposase, which produces MVYTMRRVQCPECGVVVEDVPWADGKRRITTSYAWFLARWAKRLSWLEVAKVFRSSWNTVFRAVKFAVEWGQEHRDLSGVAAIGVDEVLWKRGYGFMTVVYEITQGRRRLLWVGEDRKEAPLRAFFDWFGERKASLRFVCSVMWKPYLRIIAERVPAAVHVLDRYHLVARINKAIDEVRAKEARRLVADGYEPVLKKTRWLLLKRPENLTGNQEVRLAELLRYNLATVRAYLLKEALDPFWNYTRAAWAGKFLDKWCTRVMRSRIDPMKKIARSMRGHRELLLNWFRARGEISAGAAEGLNNKLKVATRKAYGFRTAHASKIAMYHQLGKLPEPEGTHRFC